A portion of the Apus apus isolate bApuApu2 chromosome 3, bApuApu2.pri.cur, whole genome shotgun sequence genome contains these proteins:
- the AHI1 gene encoding jouberin isoform X5, whose product MPAVESEAKAKTKACFEEIFRRHASLTDTKKSKKKKFPSQENIVLDTFRSNIDLAKESVNDEAIINNTYNPEEESPRFTKNKLREKASLAEKINNDIVSGEKIKQPKSNKKKKKSLVQEQFNEEENLYEDKLESFEEQIKDFPKKKTRRKSQTDVPHQEGDRKIKNSLTEVRNITELEEKEELIRAYQLYVAEDEATAIKKKIKMKLKEQMSEFTSSVQSHEVVLNNEVGKKKKKKKQIAVLSEAETSAMSLSELQHQPEEDSTENQSLERLVTAEEQKLEESMEKQKPKAKKVKKKTRKENTEVAAENDEEMRNTEISTQSKFDFDDELVLGVYIHRSDQLKTDLLVSHPMVKIHVVDQRNGLYVKKDHSKSKVSSSYEQEQREHVLPLMTQPYDFRQTKSTVPEWEEQVIFNERFNYFIQNTEEDPQVILFFEILDFRGMDEERSSSDVRILERGFRKICWAFLKLVGANGVLNVDGKLRLQLYYPPSRTKSHSNVVEVYDWWAKCPRNRYPSTLYVTVRGIKLPDHVAPSFCSMIADQQEQSSATSELQREGSKKSCEPFAKEKKEPCKWTRLPGQACRIPNKRLLSLRGGDQGCFCVRFSHDGKTLAAACAGRNGYPIVLYEIPSGQFLREFYGHFNIVYDLCWSKDNQYLLTASSDGTVRMWKIEMQATSAVRVFPHPSFVYTAKYHPVDDSLVVTGCYDSVIRVWNANVEEIYGQLLQELDGHKSFINTLCFDGEGLHMFSGDSAGLIIVWDTSVKGSSQNLFQHWRINKEIKENDIKGIPINHLEVHPNGRRLLIHAKDNTLRIMDLRILATKKYIGATNYREKIHSTLTPCGTFLFSGSEDGKAYVWNPETGDQVAIYSELCFTSPLRDVAFHPHEHMVSFCAFGQNQPILVYIYDYKVAQQEAELVKDLSSSLTTAAPREPQIFSSFSEIPIQKSSGLCPADQFVSVARTSMRMQKVKQKLDSVTASSNLLLPAPPSLSPHSRLRLPGTLRAPLNPLYSFTTKSE is encoded by the exons CTTGATACCTTTAGAAGTAATATTGATCTAGCTAAGGAAAGTGTGAATGATGAAGCAATTATAAACAACACATATAATCCTGAAGAAGAGAGTCCTCgatttacaaaaaataaactgagaGAGAAAGCCTCacttgcagagaaaataaacaatgaCATTGTTAGTGGAGAGAAAATCAAGCAACCAAAGtctaacaagaagaaaaagaaatcactggTACAAGAACAATTTAACGAGGAGGAAAATTTATATGAAGATAAATTGGAGAGTTTTGAGGAACAGATTAAAGATtttccaaagaagaaaacaagaagaaaatcacAAACAGATGTACCTCATCAAGAAGGTGatagaaagattaaaaattcCTTGACTGAAGTGAGAAACATAACTGAgttagaagagaaagaagagctaATTCGAGCTTATCAGCTGTATGTGGCTGAGGATGAGGCaactgcaattaaaaagaaaataaaaatgaaacttaaaGAACAGATGTCTGAATTTACTTCCAGTGTTCAAAGCCATGAAGTAGTATTGAACAATGAAGTgggcaaaaagaagaaaaagaagaaacaaatagcAGTTTTAAGTGAAGCTGAAACAAG TGCAATGTCCCTTTCTGAGCTACAGCATCAGCCAGAAGAAGACAGCACCGAAAATCAGTCTTTGGAAAGACTAGTTacagcagaagaacaaaaactggaggaaagcatggaaaaacagaaacctaaagcaaagaaagttaaaaagaaaaccagaaaag aaaacacagaagttgcTGCAGAAAATGATGAGGAAATGAGGAATACAGAAATTTCAACTCAGTCTAAATTTGATTTTGATGATGAACTTGTGTTGGGAGTTTACATCCATCGATCCGATCAACTTAAAACTGATCTCCTGGTGTCTCATCCCATGGTTAAAATACATGTTGTTGATCAGAGAAATGGCTTATATGTCAAGAAGGATCATAG CAAGAGCAAAGTTTCATCTTCTTATGAACAAGAACAGAGAGAGCATGTTCTTCCTTTAATGACACAACCATATGACTTCAGACAGACTAAATCAACAGTTCCAGAGTGGGAGGAGCAAGTCATATTTAATGAGcgttttaattattttattcaaaatactgaagaagATCCTCAAGTAATCCTGTTTTTTGAG ATCCTAGATTTTCGAGGGATGGATGAAGAGAGATCCAGCTCTGATGTACGAATTCTGGAAAGGGGCTTCCGAAAAATTTGTTGGGCATTTCTAAAG CTTGTAGGTGCAAATGGAGTTCTAAATGTTGATGGAAAACTCCGTCTGCAATTGTATTACCCACCCTCAAGGACCAAGTCACATTCAAATGTTGTTGAGGTTTATGACTGGTGGGCAAAATGTCCTAGAAATCGTTACCCATCAACTTTGTATGTCACCGTAAGAGGCATAAAATTGCCAGATCAT GTTGCTCCTTCTTTCTGCTCTATGATAGCTGATCAGCAGGAACAAAGTAGTGCAACAAGTGAGCTCCAGAGAGAGGGATCTAAAAAATCCTGTGAACCctttgcaaaggagaaaaaggagccATGTAAATGGACAAGATTACCTGGACAG GCTTGCCGCATACCTAACAAGCGGCTGTTGTCCCTGCGAGGTGGAGATCAGGGCTGCTTCTGTGTTCGTTTCTCTCATGATGGGAAGACACTGGCAGCAGCATGTGCAGGAAGGAATGGCTATCCCATAGTTT TGTATGAAATTCCTTCTGGACAGTTTCTGAGAGAATTTTATGGTCACTTTAACATAGTATATGATCTTTGTTGGTCAAAAGACAATCAATACCTTCTTACTGCATCCTCTGATGGCACTGTCAG AATGTGGAAAATAGAAATGCAGGCAACATCTGCAGTGAGAGTTTTCCCTCATCCTTCATTTGTTTACACTGCAAAGTACCACCCAGTTGATGACTCCTTGGTTGTGACAGGATGTTACGACTCTGTGATTAGAGTCTGGAATGCCAATGTGGAAGAAATTTATGGACAGCTGCTACAGGAGCTTGATGGTCACAAAAGCTTCATCAACACACTTTGTTTTGATGGAGAAG GGCTCCACATGTTCTCAGGAGATAGTGCAGGACTGATAATAGTTTGGGATACATCTGTCAAAGGAAGTTCTCAAAACCTGTTTCAACACTGGAGGATTAATAAG gaaataaaagaaaatgatatTAAAGGAATACCAATAAATCATTTGGAGGTGCATCCTAATGGAAGACGTTTATTAATCCATGCCAAAGACAATACCCTGAGAATCATGGATCTCAGAAT CTTGGCTACAAAGAAATACATCGGTGCCACAAATTACAGAGAGAAGATTCACAGCACCTTAACACCATGTGGTACCTTCCTGTTTTCTGGAAGTGAAGATGGAAAGGCTTATGTTTGGAATCCAGAAACAG GAGATCAGGTGGCCATATATTCTGAGCTCTGCTTCACATCTCCACTTCGTGATGTTGCCTTTCATCCACATGAGCACATGGTGTCATTTTGTGCCTTTGGTCAAAACCAGCCAATACTTGTATACATTTATGATTATAAAG ttgCACAACAGGAAGCTGAACTCGTAAAAGATCTCAGCTCATCACTTACAACAGCTGCACCAAGAGAGCCACAGATCTTTAGCAGTTTTTCTGAAATTCCTATACAAAAAAGTtcagggctgtgtccagcagatcaGTTTGTCAGCGTTGCAAGAACATCAATGAGAATGCAGAAGGTGAAACAGAAACTTGATTCCGTAACA GCGAGCTCAAATCTCTTGCTTCCTGCACCACCGTCGCTGTCACCACACTCCAGGCTAAGACTGCCAGGCACTCTGAGAGCTCCACTGAATCCTCTCTATTCTTTCACTACTAAAAGTG